The Euwallacea similis isolate ESF13 chromosome 18, ESF131.1, whole genome shotgun sequence sequence CTGGTACCTTCGGAAATAAGTCGTAAATGCCCATTAAGTTCAATTGTTAACAGCCACCAGGTATCTTATCGCAGTTCTCGAAAAGTATTGTAAGATTGATACTAATGTAAGGGTGTCTAGTGTTGGAATATGGTTAAAACCAACATTTTCTTAGTGTTCAAGGTGTCAACATTAgtaaacactaaaaaatatGACGGCAATTAAGTGTTTGTATATGCTCATGGTAACTGTGGCTGCAATTAGTGTTGTTACAAgtgatttttccattattcccAATTTTATCAGAAGTAAGTGCAGTTCATACATTATCTAACAATACTACCATGTTGCCAAACTTTgataaatttctctaaaactctttttttttaatcttgaaTGATGGAAAACCTCATTTTAGGCAGAATTTGCCGTCCTCCACTAGGGAACACTTGCATCAGCATTAAACAATGCCCATTCTTCGTAAAACTCTTGAAAGAGACTACAATCCCAAGGCCCAAGAGCATAATTCGAATCATGATCAAGCACCAATGCGGAGTACTGGAGAACGGTATACCTAAAGTCTGTTGCTTCGTGTAGGTACCATGATAGTTCCATTGAGCACTCACTaagttaaagtttttttgtaaagaaacTTAGAACCAATTCTTACTACGACAACCACCACTCAAAAACCAGTCCTCTCCGTAACAAATAAATCAGAACTTCCTGTATCTATTATGAAATTCTTGGAAAGCACCTCTACGGTAAACCAACTGGAGGAACACCCTAACTTCAAACATCTTCCTCTGGAACGATGTGGGTCTATAACTATCCTTGAAAACAGAATAACTGATGGCAAAAAGACTGGTTTGGAGGAGTTTCCATGGATGGCCCTTATTGCCTACAATTCCTCAGGTAccaccactcaaaatattccttcTGTTACCTAATAACTTTCTTTATAAGTAGATGCTGGCATAGAGTATAGATGTGGAGGTACCCTAATTCAGGAGAGCTTTATATTGACAGCTGCACATTGCATTTTGAACACATCTCTGTGAGTACATCACCAGTCTTAATTAAATGTcccaataaaattgttttttagatTAGGAGTACGTCTTGGTGAATACGACCTTTCAAGTACCAACGTAGACTGCGATGGCACCTATTGCTCCCCACCAGTTCAGGATTTCTATATAGAGCGTATTGCAGTACATCCGAAATACAATCCGAGGACCCATGAAAATGATATAGCATTGCTGAAAATAGCTGGAGTTGCTAACTTTTCACGGtgtaagttaaaaataactacAAGAACTGTACCAACTTCTATCTTACGCCAAAAGctgttaagttaaaaaaaaatctccacTATTTTGCTTCTTTAGCCAACGTCCAACCAATATGTCTTCCAGTGGCCGAAATCAATGGCGATTTAACAGGCAAATTTGCTATTGTTGCAGGATGGGGCACCACTGAAGAGGGTAATTATTGTTTCATCTCCAAAGTACTCTTAAAAACCCTATTTTCTTCAGATCTCTTTAGCTCGGTACTGCTCAAAGCCTCAGTTCCAGTGTTGCCAGAGAAGGCTTGTAGTGAGATCTACCAACGTTACTTGCCAGTAACGTCGGACCAGATTTGCGCAGGTGGATATAAAGGACGTGACTCCTGCGCGGGGGATAGCGGTGGACCCCTGATGTATACAGGGCTAATTGAGGGCAGTCCCAGGTATATCCAATATGGGATAGTGTCTTTTGGGCCCAGAAAGTGTGGGAGCGAGGGCAAACCTGGAGTTTACACTAGGGTGAAGAGCTATTTGTTGTGGATTTTAGACAATATTGGATCGTAAGATGCAGTTTATTAGGAATGGAATATGAATGTAAATATGatgcaaagaaaattattctgatatattgaattttattttgtttattgcaGCAATGCAAGATAGGAATAGGTGGCCTGTGTTAtctgaaagagaaaaaattgccTTTAAGTATGAACTCACGtcataaaagtaataaagCACTCGCCATCGTTCTTTGCCAATACACGTCATAATTAGTCAGAATTTTGGGCATTTAAATACTGATACCTAAAGTGCGCATTCATATTTTGTGaagttatttagaattttaagcTTTAACATATTGATAATGGTAATCATTCCTATTTAGATAATGGTGTTTTACGAATATAGTGGTTTTCTTGTTttgaaatagttttatttttcactccTACACAATGTCTTAAATATCTCCATTCTCAGAATGTGAAATAATATGTTACAAGccttattttattgatttcatCCTCTTCGGTGGGACTGTCTACAGAATATACCACCAAGACTTTCTTCAATTTGAAGACCATATATTTGTCACATTTGGAATgtagtaaatattaaaactatttcttTTGACAACCAAACATCATCTACAAGTCTTATAGTAATGATGTTCAGAgagtcaaatttaaataaataatttataaaagcCAGTGATACCTACGTTTCTGCACATACGAATAAACTTAATGCTTATATAAGCTCTGTAGTCCATTGAAGTAGGCTGTCAGTCAAGTCCAAATCCTCTTTGTGCTGTTTTCATCACTAAAACTCGTCGGTGGGCAGTGCTTCAGCAGTACCATTAGTACCACTTTTCGCACGAAGCAATGCGGGTTTCAAAGACAATATTCTGGTCTATTGTTTGTTATTGCGGATTATT is a genomic window containing:
- the LOC136414833 gene encoding transmembrane protease serine 9-like; the encoded protein is MTAIKCLYMLMVTVAAISVVTSDFSIIPNFIRSRICRPPLGNTCISIKQCPFFVKLLKETTIPRPKSIIRIMIKHQCGVLENGIPKVCCFVNLEPILTTTTTTQKPVLSVTNKSELPVSIMKFLESTSTVNQLEEHPNFKHLPLERCGSITILENRITDGKKTGLEEFPWMALIAYNSSDAGIEYRCGGTLIQESFILTAAHCILNTSLLGVRLGEYDLSSTNVDCDGTYCSPPVQDFYIERIAVHPKYNPRTHENDIALLKIAGVANFSRSNVQPICLPVAEINGDLTGKFAIVAGWGTTEEDLFSSVLLKASVPVLPEKACSEIYQRYLPVTSDQICAGGYKGRDSCAGDSGGPLMYTGLIEGSPRYIQYGIVSFGPRKCGSEGKPGVYTRVKSYLLWILDNIGSQCKIGIGGLCYLKEKKLPLKLVFDDNGCRTPNKGVGNCLPLSECQSMLDVLTTLKKPISQDVLKRIQAYTCGVAGGTIKVCCPSQSIELHLENVESSNQPPDVSSHRNLNLLPTNCGFIDANNRITNGEDAFLNEFPWMALLRYSSGNKLRFLCGGTIINKNYILTAGHCITNLGSKRLVSVRVGEYDLLNDIDCEVVNKTRKCNPPVQDVMVEEALFHPQYGKGSLGNDIGLIRVSTINLNATNALPVCLPLGKERTKEYSAGFITGWGVTNTTTGATANILQKVRLPVADWNTCARSYLEAESIKLTQNQVCMGGLPGKDSCKGDSGGPMVVPTFNDYYEAIYVQQGIVSFGPRICANEQFPGVYTSIPYYMDWILDTIRP